The Paracoccus liaowanqingii genome window below encodes:
- a CDS encoding glycogen/starch/alpha-glucan phosphorylase, which yields MTQVLTAEDLRDQILHHLTHTQGRGPEFATVFDWRLAVSYTVRDLMVGPWVGAIRAARDQGAKRVYYLSMEFLIGRILGDAIVNLELEPAMGRALTLLGLDEQVILDDEPDAALGNGGLGRLAACFMESLSSLNCPAFGYGIRYEHGLFRQRFEGGQQVETPEDWLNQPHPWEFVRINYSYTIGFKGHVETVDGRAVWQPGESVIARAHDTPVIGWQGHWANSLRLWGALPTTLLDLKRFNAGDHTAAAEPEALARTLSRVLYPDDTTESGKELRLKQEYFLTSAALQDIMARFLAEHGDLEMLPEKVAIQLNDTHPAIAGPELIRLLMDDHGLPFERAQDLARRTLNYTNHTLLPEALERWSTWLMGRVLPRHMQIIQMIDEDHRVTSGRPAQVGIVQGDQVHMGELAFIMASRVNGVSALHTELVKDTVFADLHKLHPDRIVNQTNGVTPRRWLRMANPGLTALLDETIGTGWTKDLDQLSGLEAHAGDGAFLDRLHAAKRANKVALSDGLLAGLGVRADPDAIFDVQVKRMHEYKRQLLNVLEAIALWHRIHESPNANWTPRVKIFGGKAAPGYWLAKSVIHLINDVAATINTDPVTRDLLQIAYPPNYNVSMAEDLIPAADLSEQISTAGKEASGTGNMKFTMNGALTIGTLDGANVEIREHVGPENFFLFGLTADEAAIEKARPGHARAAIEASEDMKIALQLIAEGRFGRAESCYALLDRTWNDDPFLVASDFDAYFTAQRAVDRAYADRADWDRMAALNIARSGFFSSDRTIRGYMRDIWHAEPVTPA from the coding sequence TGCGCGACCAGATCCTGCATCACCTGACCCATACTCAAGGGCGTGGCCCGGAATTCGCGACCGTCTTCGACTGGCGGCTGGCGGTCAGCTATACGGTGCGCGACCTGATGGTCGGCCCCTGGGTCGGCGCCATCCGTGCGGCCCGCGATCAGGGCGCCAAACGGGTCTACTACCTGTCGATGGAATTCCTGATCGGCCGCATCCTGGGCGACGCCATCGTGAACCTGGAGCTGGAGCCCGCGATGGGCCGGGCGCTGACCCTGCTGGGCCTGGACGAGCAGGTGATCCTGGACGACGAACCCGACGCCGCGCTTGGCAACGGGGGCCTGGGGCGGCTGGCGGCCTGCTTCATGGAATCGCTGTCCTCGCTCAATTGCCCGGCCTTCGGCTATGGCATCCGCTACGAGCACGGGCTGTTCCGCCAGCGCTTCGAGGGCGGCCAGCAGGTCGAGACGCCCGAGGATTGGCTGAACCAGCCCCATCCGTGGGAATTCGTGCGCATCAACTACAGCTACACCATCGGCTTCAAGGGCCATGTCGAGACGGTGGACGGCCGCGCCGTCTGGCAGCCGGGTGAAAGCGTGATCGCGCGCGCCCATGACACGCCGGTCATCGGCTGGCAGGGGCACTGGGCCAACAGCCTGCGCCTGTGGGGGGCGCTGCCGACGACGCTTCTGGATCTCAAGCGCTTCAATGCGGGCGACCACACGGCGGCGGCCGAACCCGAGGCGCTGGCCCGGACGCTGTCGCGCGTCCTCTATCCCGACGACACGACGGAATCGGGCAAGGAACTGCGGCTGAAGCAGGAATATTTCCTGACCTCGGCAGCGTTGCAGGACATCATGGCGCGGTTCTTGGCCGAACATGGCGATCTGGAGATGCTGCCCGAGAAGGTGGCCATCCAGCTGAACGACACGCATCCCGCCATCGCCGGGCCGGAGCTGATCCGCCTGCTGATGGACGATCACGGCCTGCCGTTCGAGCGCGCGCAGGATCTGGCGCGGCGCACGCTGAACTATACCAACCACACCCTGCTGCCCGAGGCGCTGGAACGCTGGTCCACATGGCTGATGGGCCGCGTCCTGCCCCGCCACATGCAGATTATCCAGATGATCGACGAGGATCACCGCGTCACCTCGGGCCGCCCCGCGCAGGTCGGCATCGTGCAGGGGGATCAGGTCCATATGGGCGAGCTGGCCTTCATCATGGCCAGCCGCGTGAACGGCGTCTCGGCGCTGCATACCGAGCTGGTCAAGGACACGGTCTTTGCCGACCTGCACAAGCTGCATCCCGACCGGATCGTGAACCAGACCAACGGCGTCACCCCGCGCCGCTGGCTGCGCATGGCCAACCCGGGCCTGACCGCGCTGCTGGACGAGACCATCGGCACCGGCTGGACCAAGGATCTGGACCAGTTGTCGGGGCTGGAGGCGCATGCCGGGGACGGGGCCTTCCTGGACCGGCTGCACGCGGCAAAGCGCGCCAACAAGGTCGCGCTGTCGGACGGGCTGCTGGCGGGTCTGGGCGTGCGCGCCGATCCCGACGCGATCTTCGACGTGCAGGTCAAGCGCATGCACGAATACAAGCGCCAGCTGCTCAATGTGCTGGAGGCGATCGCGCTGTGGCACCGCATCCACGAGTCGCCCAACGCCAACTGGACCCCGCGCGTCAAGATCTTCGGCGGCAAGGCCGCGCCGGGCTACTGGCTGGCGAAATCGGTGATCCACCTGATCAACGACGTGGCCGCGACGATCAACACCGATCCGGTCACGCGCGACCTGCTGCAGATCGCCTATCCGCCCAACTACAACGTCTCGATGGCCGAGGATCTGATCCCCGCCGCCGACCTGTCCGAGCAGATCAGCACGGCGGGGAAGGAGGCCTCGGGCACCGGCAACATGAAGTTCACCATGAACGGCGCGCTGACCATCGGCACGCTGGACGGCGCCAATGTCGAGATCCGCGAGCATGTGGGGCCCGAGAATTTCTTCCTCTTCGGCCTGACCGCCGACGAGGCCGCGATCGAGAAGGCCCGCCCGGGCCATGCCCGCGCCGCCATCGAGGCCAGCGAGGACATGAAGATCGCCCTGCAGCTGATCGCCGAGGGGCGGTTCGGGCGCGCGGAAAGCTGCTATGCGCTGCTGGACCGGACCTGGAACGACGATCCCTTCCTGGTGGCGTCCGATTTCGACGCCTATTTCACGGCGCAGCGGGCGGTGGACCGGGCCTATGCCGACCGGGCGGACTGGGACCGCATGGCGGCCCTGAACATCGCGCGGTCGGGGTTCTTCTCGTCCGACCGCACGATCCGGGGCTACATGCGCGACATCTGGCATGCCGAGCCGGTCACGCCGGCGTGA